A window of the Capricornis sumatraensis isolate serow.1 chromosome 9, serow.2, whole genome shotgun sequence genome harbors these coding sequences:
- the USE1 gene encoding vesicle transport protein USE1, with translation MQTGWCPALKQDITSATLNENKNGQQTNRALPTGRRPRKALPPSLKMAPAEGAEYHWVVMAASRLELNLVRLLCRCEAMAAEKRDPDEWRLEKYVGALEDMLQALKAQASKPASEVLNEYSRKVDFLKGMLQAEKLTSSSEKALANQFLAPGRVPTTARERVPATKTVHLQSRARYTSEMRSELLGTDSSEELKMDVRRRTGASGPTPRDEKQSAAELDLVLQRHQNLQEKLAEEMLGLARSLKTNTLAAQSVIKKDNQTLSHSLKMADQNLEKLKTESERLEQHTQKSVNWLLWAMLIVVCFIFISMILFIRIMPKLK, from the exons ATGCAGACGGGATGGTGTCCCGCATTGAAACAAGACATTACTTCCGCCACCCTAAACGAGAACAAGAATGGACAGCAAACAAACAGGGCACTTCCGACCGGAAGGAGGCCACGGAAGGCACTTCCGCCATCTCTTAAGATGGCGCCGGCGGAAGGGGCGGAGTACCACTGGGTGGTGATGGCAGCGTCGAGGCTGGAGCTGAACCTGGTGCGGCTGCTGTGCCGCTGCGAGGCGATGGCAGCGGAGAAACGGGACCCGGACGAGTGGCGTCTAGAAAAG TACGTGGGAGCTCTCGAGGACATGCTGCAGGCGCTGAAAGCACAGGCGAG CAAACCGGCTTCGGAGGTGCTCAATGAATATTCTCGGAAGGTAGATTTTCTGAAGGGAATGCTGCAGGCAGAGAAACTG ACCTCCTCCTCAGAGAAGGCACTAGCCAACCAGTTCCTGGCCCCTGGCCGAGTACCCACTACCGCCAGGGAACGGGTCCCCGCTACGAAGACAGTACACCTGCAGTCACGGGCTCGGTACACGAGTGAGATGCGGAGTGAGCTGCTAGGCACG GACTCTAGTGAAG AGCTCAAAATGGATGTGAGGAGGAGAAC TGGGGCGTCAGGGCCCACACCAAGGGATGAGAAGCAGTCAGCAGCCGAGCTAGACCTCGTCCTGCAGCGACACCAGAACCTCCAGGAGAAGCTGGCAGAGGAGATGCTCGGCCTGGCCCGGAGCCTCAAGACCAACACACTGGCTGCCCAGAGTGTCATCAAGAAGGACAACCAG ACGCTGTCACACTCGCTCAAGATGGCCGACCAGAACCTGGAGAAGCTGAAGACGGAATCGGAGCGGCTGGAGCAGCACACACAGAAGTCAGTCAACTGGCTGCTCTGGGCCATGCTCATCGTCGTCTGCTTCATCTTCATCAGCATGATCCTCTTCATCCGCATCATGCCCAAACTCAAATAA